The Ahaetulla prasina isolate Xishuangbanna chromosome 14, ASM2864084v1, whole genome shotgun sequence genome includes a region encoding these proteins:
- the MRPS34 gene encoding small ribosomal subunit protein mS34: protein MGRYLRYRPIAAKAKKIREYWALKNRPRDSQRYAVDYEKMTRAFTGKRLPVLAWEDVRNENRLFMLLSRLRLFGIGRMVTRKSWLWEYDEPCYWVITKVKVDYTAEKMEFGKAWGYLTFRGKPETEEKEIDKVMYHDWRMVPKHEEEAFKKYTPPEEEEKVRYVFYPPLLRAMILAQRQKEGKLTEEEPILDLEPAAHLLNTSPRNQAEGTPV, encoded by the exons ATGGGTCGTTACCTGAGATATCGCCCGATTGCAGCCAAGGCCAAGAAAATCCGCGAATATTGGGCTTTAAAAAACCGACCTCGCGACTCCCAGCGTTATGCGGTGGATTACGAGAAGATGACCCGGGCTTTTACGGGCAAGCGTCTCCCTGTGCTGGCCTGGGAGGATGTGAGGAACGAGAATCGCCTTTTTATGCTCCTCTCCCGATTGCGCCTCTTTGGCATTGGCCGCATGGTCACCCGCAAATCCTGGCTATGGGAATACGATGAGCCTTGTTATTGGGTCATTACCAAAGTAAAAGTCGATTATACGGCTGAG AAAATGGAATTTGGAAAGGCTTGGGGATATCTGACATTTAGAG GCAAGCCTGAAAccgaagagaaagaaatagacaaagtaatgtaCCACGACTGGCGCATGGTACCAAAACACGAGGAGGAAGCCTTTAAGAAATATACCCCAcctgaggaagaggagaaagtccGGTATGTCTTTTATCCACCACTGCTGCGGGCCATGATCCTTGCGCAGAGACAGAAAGAAGGCAAACTGACTGAAGAAGAACCAATCCTTGATCTGGAGCCAGCTGCTCACCTCCTAAATACGTCCCCCAGAAACCAAGCTGAAGGGACTCCAGTCTGA